A single Limisphaera ngatamarikiensis DNA region contains:
- a CDS encoding M20 family metallopeptidase, translating into MSRVIQWLAELIELPSVNPAFAEPGDPVAGEQRVAAYVQDRARAAGLETELQPVTEDRANVLVRMRPPGRVRHRVVFAPHMDTVSVTSADQLRARRKGDRLTGRGACDTKASLAAMLWVLVEAARHGRYPRQTEVILAALVDEEYGQAGSRRLARDRLRVDLAIVGEPTRLRVVTAHKGSLWLRLVAEGRAAHGATPWMGRNAITALMRAILVLESEYVPGLGEHRHPLLGPPTLSVGRVGGGRQPNVVPEEAWAEMDRRLVPGENALRVLREIRSLLRRHALPVRVEPLTKATCPPLETDPSHPWVRMFLEILQQREPAGAHYFCDAAILSAGGMPAVVFGPGDVAQAHTRDEWVSVRQVERACAQLGRWLERLP; encoded by the coding sequence ATGTCGCGTGTGATCCAGTGGCTGGCGGAGCTGATCGAGCTGCCGAGTGTCAACCCGGCCTTTGCGGAACCGGGAGATCCCGTTGCGGGTGAGCAACGGGTGGCGGCGTATGTCCAGGACCGGGCACGGGCCGCCGGACTTGAGACGGAACTTCAGCCGGTCACGGAGGACCGGGCGAACGTCCTGGTACGGATGCGGCCGCCGGGGCGCGTGCGGCATCGTGTGGTGTTTGCGCCCCACATGGATACGGTCAGTGTGACTTCTGCCGATCAGTTGCGGGCGCGGCGGAAGGGCGACCGCCTGACGGGGCGGGGGGCGTGCGACACGAAGGCTTCCCTGGCGGCGATGTTGTGGGTGTTGGTGGAGGCGGCGCGACATGGGCGATATCCCAGGCAGACGGAAGTGATTCTGGCCGCCCTGGTGGATGAGGAATACGGGCAGGCGGGTTCACGGCGGCTGGCCCGGGACCGGCTGCGGGTGGATTTGGCGATTGTCGGGGAGCCGACGCGCTTGCGCGTGGTGACGGCGCACAAGGGAAGTTTATGGTTGCGCCTGGTGGCGGAAGGACGGGCGGCCCATGGGGCCACGCCGTGGATGGGTCGGAATGCCATCACGGCCCTCATGCGAGCGATCCTGGTGCTGGAGAGCGAGTATGTGCCGGGTTTGGGCGAACATCGGCATCCGTTGTTGGGGCCGCCCACGTTATCAGTCGGTCGGGTGGGCGGAGGCCGGCAGCCGAACGTGGTCCCCGAGGAGGCGTGGGCGGAGATGGACCGACGGTTGGTACCCGGTGAGAATGCGCTCCGGGTCCTGCGGGAGATTCGCAGCTTGTTGCGGCGCCACGCCCTGCCGGTGCGTGTGGAGCCTTTGACGAAGGCCACCTGTCCGCCCCTGGAGACGGATCCGTCACATCCGTGGGTGCGGATGTTTCTGGAGATTTTGCAGCAACGGGAACCGGCGGGTGCGCATTATTTCTGCGACGCCGCGATCTTGTCGGCCGGTGGCATGCCGGCGGTCGTGTTTGGGCCGGGGGATGTGGCGCAGGCGCATACCCGGGATGAGTGGGTGAGCGTGCGGCAGGTGGAACGGGCCTGCGCACAACTGGGCCGTTGGCTGGAGCGCCTGCCGTGA
- a CDS encoding lipopolysaccharide biosynthesis protein — translation METRTGGLSSVASDRATFFRQSGWLMVVNLVTGVVMLGVHFLAKWIPPSEYATAVTLLTLTMLIPAIPLQMVVAQQTAADLALDRLRVLSGKIRGLWGWLTLAWAVGATVVVVLEPFLSRRLSIANPASIWVTLLLMLGCLWMPVVWGMLQGAQNFLWLGISMLANAVVRVGSAVLLVWFWRREATSIMTAALLGVGASVLLGLWQSRALWTGPAEPLAARALLRQTLPLFLGFGVTLFLFSADTVFVKWWFPEQTAWYASAGTLARGLIWLVGPLAAVMFPKVVRSTVRAEDGNLLTVTLVSTAVLVGVAGLGLCLVGPWLIRFVYTPAYVQPTMEILPWYAAAMIPLALANVLVNHLLARTDYRVVPWLVGLAVLYVAGLLAFHASPIQILHVLAVACSVMFGLCWWFVKRPLPVPGQVTVPEVM, via the coding sequence ATGGAGACTCGCACGGGAGGGTTGAGCTCGGTTGCCTCGGATCGGGCCACTTTTTTCCGACAGAGCGGGTGGCTGATGGTGGTGAATCTGGTGACCGGGGTGGTGATGCTGGGGGTTCATTTCCTGGCCAAGTGGATCCCTCCGTCGGAGTACGCCACGGCGGTGACGTTGCTGACATTGACGATGCTGATTCCGGCAATTCCGTTGCAGATGGTGGTGGCCCAGCAAACGGCGGCGGATCTGGCGCTGGATCGGCTCCGGGTGTTGTCGGGGAAGATCCGGGGTTTGTGGGGCTGGCTCACATTGGCATGGGCGGTGGGCGCGACCGTGGTCGTGGTGTTGGAACCGTTTTTGAGCCGGCGACTGAGCATTGCCAATCCGGCGTCCATCTGGGTCACGTTGTTGCTGATGCTGGGGTGTTTGTGGATGCCGGTGGTGTGGGGAATGTTGCAGGGCGCCCAGAACTTTCTGTGGTTGGGGATCTCGATGCTGGCCAACGCGGTGGTGCGGGTGGGGTCGGCGGTGTTGCTGGTGTGGTTTTGGCGGCGGGAAGCCACCAGCATCATGACGGCTGCCTTGCTGGGCGTGGGGGCGTCGGTCCTGCTGGGATTATGGCAGAGCCGGGCGCTCTGGACCGGGCCGGCCGAACCGCTGGCGGCGCGGGCGTTGTTGCGACAGACGCTGCCCTTGTTCCTTGGGTTTGGCGTGACGTTGTTTCTGTTCAGCGCCGATACGGTATTTGTGAAGTGGTGGTTTCCGGAACAGACCGCGTGGTACGCCAGCGCGGGCACGCTGGCGCGCGGGTTGATCTGGTTGGTGGGGCCGCTGGCGGCGGTGATGTTTCCAAAGGTGGTTCGCAGCACGGTACGGGCGGAGGATGGCAATCTGCTGACGGTCACGCTGGTAAGCACCGCCGTGTTGGTGGGTGTGGCCGGCCTGGGCCTCTGCCTGGTGGGCCCGTGGTTGATCCGATTTGTGTACACGCCCGCCTACGTGCAGCCCACGATGGAAATCCTGCCATGGTATGCTGCCGCCATGATCCCGCTGGCCCTGGCCAACGTCCTGGTGAATCATCTGTTGGCCCGAACCGATTACCGCGTGGTGCCCTGGCTGGTGGGGCTGGCGGTGTTGTACGTGGCCGGGTTGCTGGCCTTTCACGCAAGCCCGATCCAAATCCTCCACGTGCTTGCGGTGGCCTGTTCGGTCATGTTCGGACTCTGCTGGTGGTTCGTGAAAAGGCCGTTGCCGGTGCCCGGACAGGTCACCGTACCCGAAGTGATGTAA
- a CDS encoding 6-phosphogluconolactonase, whose product MSTEVPGFGPAPGEQELRQWRGLLRGGARVFEPECCIAADADAMSRMAAERVREVLLARGDALVGLTTGASPVGLYAHLVEMGRQEPDLFRQARWLALDEWGGLSGEEEGSNERYLWERLLGPLGVRPGQYCGWRGLAEDPAAECRRVAEWLRAQGPMDLCILGVGVDGHVGMMEPGPAVLPGPHAVELSAGMRSHPTLGRASGRVKFGFTLGMGDLLGARRILLLATGSSKAPVLRRFWETREVTPWFPVSFLWLHPAVVICCDLAAAAEIPRSGVGHSRSTRAG is encoded by the coding sequence ATGAGTACGGAAGTCCCCGGTTTCGGACCGGCCCCGGGCGAGCAGGAACTGCGGCAGTGGCGTGGGCTCCTGCGAGGCGGAGCCCGGGTTTTTGAACCGGAATGCTGCATTGCCGCAGATGCCGATGCGATGAGTCGGATGGCGGCAGAGCGTGTGCGCGAGGTGCTGCTGGCCCGAGGGGACGCATTGGTGGGCCTGACCACCGGGGCATCGCCGGTGGGGCTTTATGCGCATTTGGTGGAGATGGGCCGGCAGGAGCCCGATTTGTTTCGGCAGGCACGTTGGTTGGCTCTGGACGAGTGGGGCGGGTTGAGCGGCGAGGAGGAGGGATCCAACGAACGGTACTTGTGGGAGCGGTTGCTGGGGCCGTTGGGGGTGCGCCCCGGACAGTATTGCGGGTGGCGGGGCCTGGCCGAGGACCCGGCGGCCGAATGCCGGCGCGTGGCCGAATGGTTGCGGGCGCAGGGCCCGATGGACCTGTGCATTTTGGGGGTGGGCGTGGATGGTCATGTGGGGATGATGGAACCGGGTCCGGCGGTCCTGCCGGGACCGCACGCGGTGGAACTGAGCGCCGGCATGCGGAGCCATCCGACGCTGGGTCGGGCCTCGGGCCGGGTGAAGTTTGGGTTCACGCTGGGGATGGGCGACCTTCTGGGGGCGCGGCGCATTCTTTTGCTGGCCACCGGTTCCTCCAAGGCGCCCGTGCTGCGCCGGTTCTGGGAGACGCGCGAGGTGACTCCATGGTTCCCGGTGTCCTTCCTATGGCTGCATCCGGCGGTGGTGATTTGCTGTGACCTGGCGGCTGCGGCTGAGATTCCCCGATCAGGGGTTGGCCATAGTCGGTCGACCCGCGCCGGGTGA
- the dps gene encoding DNA starvation/stationary phase protection protein Dps codes for MNTHHMRPTRIDLAPATREAMVELLNRQLADTLDLYTQTKQAHWNVTGPQFQQLHELFDELAGQLIGHLDLLAERATALGGAARGTLRMAAAVSRLPEMPAGFHDGLAVVRLLADRYAALAASTRAAIETATRAGDAATADLFTEISRALDKALWFLEAHLQA; via the coding sequence ATGAACACGCACCACATGCGACCTACTCGAATCGACCTCGCACCCGCCACCCGCGAGGCCATGGTGGAACTGCTCAACCGGCAATTGGCCGATACCCTCGACCTTTACACCCAGACCAAACAAGCCCACTGGAACGTCACCGGACCCCAGTTCCAACAGCTCCATGAGCTGTTCGACGAACTGGCCGGCCAACTGATCGGGCACCTGGACCTCTTGGCCGAGCGGGCCACGGCCCTGGGCGGCGCAGCCCGGGGCACCCTGCGCATGGCCGCAGCCGTTTCCCGACTCCCCGAAATGCCCGCCGGATTCCACGACGGGCTCGCCGTGGTGAGGCTCCTGGCCGATCGCTACGCCGCCCTGGCCGCCTCGACCCGCGCCGCCATTGAAACCGCAACCAGGGCCGGCGACGCCGCCACCGCTGACCTGTTCACGGAAATCAGCCGGGCCCTCGACAAGGCTCTCTGGTTCCTGGAAGCTCACCTGCAGGCGTGA